GCCCCCTGTGTACTCCATGGAGACAGAGACCCCCACAGCAGAGGACATCCAGCTTCTAAAGAGGACAGTGGAGACAGAGGCCGTGCAGGTGAGGACACCAGGGGCAAGGGTCGGGCTGGGGTGGCAGTGATAGGTCTAGAGAGAGCCAGCAGAAACAGGAAAATGAAAGCTCCTGGGAACTGTGGTCACCATCCCTGGCCTCCCTGTCTGTACACAGATGCTGAAGGACATCAAGAAGGAGAAGGTCCTGCTCCGGAGAAAGTCAGAGCTGCCACAGGATGTGTACACCATCAAGGCCCTGGAGGCGCACAAACGGGCAGAAGAATTTCTAACTGCCAGCCAGGAGGCTCTCTGACCCCCCACCGTCCCACAGGGTTAGAGCCCATCAGCCCTGGGATGCAGCCCAGCCCTCCACCCTCTGCTCCTTATTGGCTGACCTGGGGCAAAGCAGCACCTCTCTGGTTACTCTAGCGGATGCAGGCACTGGAAGCGGGGTGCCCAGAgtgctccctcttctcccctaAATGTGTTCATGCCTCCCCGTGGCTAGTACAGACAGGCTGAGCACTGAGTGCTCAGTGCTTAGACAACCTGGGGGTGCCTGTCCCCCTGCTCCTAACCCCACAGCTACCTGAAACTGTTCTGAGAAATACAGGAGTCACatgttcctctcctctccccttgatcCTCATGTGAAGTTGAggtgtctctcctctccctgcaGGGTACAGCAGGAGACTGTCACCAAAGTCATGCTAAGCTCCGTTGGCCCCTGGAGTGAAGAGCTGGAGGGGATCCAATTCCCCAGCAGCACAAACAGGCCCCTAGACCTAGCTCTGTGCAGGCAGGGGTCGGAAGTGTGTTCCTTTTTATCCTATACCTAACCAAGACAACATAGGATGAACAAGTACTTTACGGACACTAGATGACTCTAGGGCCCTGCGGGCCAGTGGGGAGAATGAACCGTCTGCATTGCCCTCTCCGGCAAGCAGCAGTCCTGGGATCACACATTTGCTAGGGACCACCCTGTGGCTGACTGCTTTCCCTTGTGCTCTTGGTTCCCAGAGCTATAAtgacagaggacagaggcaggagctgtgCTCCCAGCATGGCTCCCTGCAGTGCCTGTTTATTTCCTTATGTCTGCAGACAGACGCAGGGCGGGCCCTCACCTGTACTCTGGGCACTCAGAAACTAAAGCCTGGGGAGGGCTAGACCGGGATTCAGGCACAGACAGTGTGGCTTTTGGCTGTGTACATAGGGTGCTTTattctccacagtgacacatgcTAAGGTGGGCTGGGCTTGGGCCGGTGTCCCCATATGTACAGAACTGAATAAAGTGGGTCTGAGGTTGGATTCGCCTGGTATGAAGGGACAGGGGAGAAGGAGGCTGTTAAACCAGAGGGGTTAGTCCTGTGCTGGTCCTGGATCGAACGCAGGGAGATAAGGCAGCGCTCTCTGGTCACTTCCAGGCAGGGGACGCCTGCCGGGCCTGGAGGGCTTTCTGTACCACATCTTCCCACTGAGCATCCGATATCTCCCGGGCCCAGGCGGGAACCCCTGGCGCAGGCAGGCTTACTCCAGCCATCGTCCTTTTCACCAGCTCTACGTGTTCTGAAAGCAAGGCCGCAGGCTGGTTAGGGGTAAAGGATGGACCACTCCTCTCTCCCTAGTTACAGGATTCACCCGGGACCCCTAACGTGAAATCCATACAACTTCAGATAAAGTTTGGGGGAGCGATCGGGGTGGGGGTTGTAtttggccctggctgtcctggaatttgctaaaACTCAagagaccagcctgcctctgcctcatgagcgctgagatcaaaggtgtgcaccaccatgcccagatctTACTGGCTTTAAGCCACTCCATTTTCTTGGTAACGATTTCTAAACGAAGGAATAAGGCTTTGGGTTTTGTACCTGGGTCCATGGGGATAGAGCTGTGACTGCTCAACGCGGcagctccctcctcctcttcatcctcgcTCTCCAGTGGAGGGTCTGGCAAATGAAGCCCCAGGGCCTGCAGAACCACAGAGACATCATTTGCGGCCAGCTTTTGGTACATTCCGTTTCATCTGCTTAGTAACAATTTCCTCCACCATACCTGGATCCGATCTTGGATGTCAGCAGCTCCATCTTCGCCTTCACCCACTGGTGCCAGTTCCACCTCTTCTTGTTCAGGGTCTTGATTGAGGGGCTGGTATGAGTAGCCTGCTGGGCCTGCTCCTgtttcctcctgctcttcctcggGTTCTTCACTGCTCCAATCCCCAGTTCCTTCTGTAGGACCCTGATGTGGCCCTAAGTCCTCAGTCTGATTGGGGAAGATACGCTCAGGGCCCATGGTGTCTCCCCCTAGAACTACTGCTGCCATCCGGGCAGGGGCTGTAAGGACAGAAAGGCAGGGTAGGGACTGGATGAAACCAGGGCTCCTTTCACGTTCAGCGCACCCACTTCCCTCTCTCAAGGGTCTTGcatcttccttctgcctctcatACCTATCGCACTAGTCTTTAACTCGCACGATTCCTATATAAACAGACAATCGGAGGGTTTCACCTCTTAAGAGCCTTCCGAGAACCTCGCCCCCTCTCGCCACGCCCCTCGTCTGGAAGTAACTGCTGGTCGCCAGACTACCCACGATCGCGCATCCCCGCCTCTCATCCCCTCTATTCCAGGGGAGTGTAGTACCGCCTAACAAAAAAACCTTCAGGCCCAGGGGCACCCCTTCAATGGTCCCAGCTACAGCGTCCCCTACCCGCCCCCACTGACTCTCGGCGTTGGTATTTCCTCGCGCCTCACCCTCTCAGAGCCCACAGCCGGACCCGCACCTTCACTTCCGGCGGGGCAGGACGTGCTGGGGCTCTTAGTCCTCCAGCCCCGCCCCGTGCCCGAGACTGACGCAAGCGAGGACGAGAAGTCCGCCTCTTGCCCCGCCTCCGCCATCCCCTGCCCGGACCACAAAGAACTACATTACCCAGTGGCCCTCAGGCGCGCGACGTGGCTGGTGTTCTGCGCATGCGCACAAACCGACCACGCCCCACCCACCCTCCGTCTCTCGGCGCGGCCCTGAGGTAATTTGTGGACTACAAGTCCCTGAAGCTGTCGGGCCCTGAGTTCTCAC
The Apodemus sylvaticus chromosome 9, mApoSyl1.1, whole genome shotgun sequence DNA segment above includes these coding regions:
- the Mea1 gene encoding male-enhanced antigen 1 isoform X2 is translated as MAAVVLGGDTMGPERIFPNQTEDLGPHQGPTEGTGDWSSEEPEEEQEETGAGPAGYSYQPLNQDPEQEEVELAPVGEGEDGAADIQDRIQALGLHLPDPPLESEDEEEEGAAALSSHSSIPMDPEHVELVKRTMAGVSLPAPGVPAWAREISDAQWEDVVQKALQARQASPAWK
- the Mea1 gene encoding male-enhanced antigen 1 isoform X1, with the translated sequence MAEAGQEADFSSSLASVSGTGRGWRTKSPSTSCPAGSEAPARMAAVVLGGDTMGPERIFPNQTEDLGPHQGPTEGTGDWSSEEPEEEQEETGAGPAGYSYQPLNQDPEQEEVELAPVGEGEDGAADIQDRIQALGLHLPDPPLESEDEEEEGAAALSSHSSIPMDPEHVELVKRTMAGVSLPAPGVPAWAREISDAQWEDVVQKALQARQASPAWK